A single region of the Candidatus Gracilibacteria bacterium genome encodes:
- the mraY gene encoding phospho-N-acetylmuramoyl-pentapeptide-transferase has protein sequence MMFKAFIAFLMASALHAGPMDAAKLTYEPHWQTSPLLKVEPLPQQNEDVQPLNLSAESVIAVDLNSAKILYEKNSSLQRPIASLTKIMTGLIIAEEENPYSVVQISENAAGTEGSIVWLNAGEEMTVKDLMYGLLIASGNDAAVALAEYNAGSTENFIKKMNQKAIFLGLTNTHYSNPVGMDTTDNYSTAQDLALLSMYALQNDFFMEPVSLEKYEVESESGITHEYISTNKLLSEDIGLNDVEISGLKTGTTPEAGECLITLATYNNDQQILTVVLGSADRFNDTENLLRWIDTNYTFTHGATAEGALPRPASHPPILHTNPSPMLPFTDTVRHLSLLFVSFSLSFGFALIMARPFISLLKKWKVGKQIREVATDGKAATLFHAMHKKKTGIPTMGGILIWGISLFVILLSRLLSYLGWFDHSLINRKETYLPIFTLLMVALLGALDDWLNIRGFGKSKGLAVKPKFLWLTLFATLGALWFYFKLGYNQIHIPGVNDFVIGWWYIPLFIFIIIASANAVNITDGLDGLAGGLSIIAYASFTAIAYAQGLFILAAFCMVICGATLAFLWFNIPPARFFMGDTGSLALGATLGVIAMLTDSVLILPFVGFVFVIETLSVIIQLFSKKFFKRKVFRIAPLHHHFESLGWPEAQITMRFWIIGAIVAGFGLILGLVGMGI, from the coding sequence ATGATGTTCAAGGCTTTTATCGCTTTCCTCATGGCTTCCGCACTGCACGCGGGCCCAATGGATGCGGCAAAACTAACATACGAACCTCATTGGCAAACAAGCCCTCTTTTAAAAGTGGAACCTCTCCCGCAACAAAATGAAGACGTGCAACCGCTCAATTTAAGCGCGGAATCCGTGATCGCCGTAGACCTCAATTCCGCCAAAATCCTTTACGAAAAAAACAGCTCCCTTCAACGCCCGATCGCAAGCCTCACCAAAATCATGACCGGATTGATCATTGCCGAAGAAGAAAACCCGTACAGTGTGGTTCAAATCAGCGAAAATGCGGCGGGGACCGAAGGATCCATCGTATGGCTCAATGCCGGAGAAGAAATGACGGTCAAAGATTTAATGTATGGACTTCTCATTGCTTCCGGAAATGACGCGGCCGTGGCCTTGGCGGAATACAACGCAGGCTCGACGGAAAATTTTATAAAAAAAATGAATCAAAAAGCGATCTTTCTGGGATTAACAAACACTCATTATTCCAACCCGGTGGGAATGGACACCACGGACAATTACTCCACCGCTCAAGACTTAGCGCTGCTCAGTATGTACGCCCTTCAAAATGATTTTTTCATGGAACCGGTGAGTCTTGAAAAATATGAAGTGGAAAGCGAAAGCGGCATCACCCACGAATACATTTCAACCAATAAATTATTAAGTGAAGACATCGGTCTGAATGACGTGGAAATCAGTGGACTTAAAACCGGAACCACGCCCGAAGCCGGAGAATGCCTCATCACCCTCGCCACCTACAACAACGATCAACAAATCCTCACCGTGGTGCTGGGGAGCGCGGATCGTTTCAATGATACGGAAAATTTACTCCGATGGATCGATACGAACTATACGTTTACTCACGGAGCGACAGCGGAGTGAGCTCTCCCTCGCCCTGCATCCCATCCTCCCATACTTCATACTAATCCTTCCCCCATGCTCCCTTTCACCGACACCGTCCGCCATCTTTCTTTGCTTTTCGTTTCTTTCAGCCTTTCATTTGGTTTTGCCTTGATCATGGCGCGCCCATTCATTTCATTGCTCAAAAAATGGAAAGTCGGTAAACAAATCCGAGAAGTGGCCACGGATGGAAAAGCCGCGACCCTCTTTCATGCAATGCACAAAAAGAAAACCGGTATTCCCACCATGGGCGGAATTTTAATTTGGGGAATTTCTTTATTTGTCATTCTTCTTTCACGTTTACTTTCTTATCTGGGATGGTTTGATCACTCTCTCATCAATCGAAAAGAAACCTACCTCCCGATCTTTACCCTTTTAATGGTCGCGCTCCTCGGGGCGCTCGACGATTGGCTCAACATCCGAGGTTTTGGTAAAAGCAAAGGCCTTGCCGTAAAACCCAAATTTTTGTGGCTCACCCTCTTCGCGACCCTCGGAGCGCTCTGGTTCTACTTTAAGCTCGGCTACAACCAAATCCACATCCCGGGGGTGAACGATTTCGTGATTGGATGGTGGTACATTCCGCTGTTCATTTTCATCATCATCGCCTCAGCCAATGCCGTCAATATCACCGACGGGCTCGACGGACTTGCAGGAGGCCTTTCCATCATCGCCTACGCCTCCTTCACGGCCATCGCCTACGCCCAAGGGCTCTTCATCTTGGCCGCCTTTTGTATGGTCATCTGCGGCGCCACCCTTGCGTTTTTGTGGTTCAACATCCCACCCGCGCGATTTTTCATGGGGGACACCGGCTCTCTGGCCTTGGGCGCGACCTTGGGAGTCATCGCTATGCTCACGGACTCCGTATTGATTTTACCTTTTGTAGGATTCGTTTTTGTCATCGAAACCCTTTCCGTCATCATTCAACTTTTTTCAAAAAAATTCTTTAAACGAAAAGTTTTCCGCATCGCCCCCCTGCATCATCATTTCGAAAGTCTTGGTTGGCCCGAAGCGCAAATCACCATGCGATTTTGGATCATCGGCGCCATCGTGGCGGGTTTTGGGCTGATTCTTGGATTAGTAGGAATGGGAATCTAG
- a CDS encoding pseudouridine synthase: MRINKFIANSGYCSRRKADEFIEKGAVKMNGKIVNELGSTLDPKKDKITVHGNAVSLPNEKTLILFHKPAGVLTTRHDPRGEQTIYDLLPKQFHHLHSIGRLDKNTEGLLLLTDDGDLTYQLTHPKNGGEKKYEVTVRQRPTPEELKRLEKGVRIKEEVDEKISFYITQPCKIEALKKPNSFLVTLQEGRKRQIRKMFDSIRCPVVYLKRISMGPYTLGTLPIGEFRILEF; the protein is encoded by the coding sequence TTGAGAATCAATAAATTCATTGCCAACAGCGGGTATTGCTCACGCAGAAAAGCGGATGAATTCATTGAAAAAGGCGCGGTAAAAATGAACGGAAAAATCGTAAACGAATTGGGCAGCACCTTGGATCCTAAAAAAGATAAAATCACGGTCCACGGCAACGCCGTGAGTCTTCCCAATGAAAAAACGCTGATCCTTTTTCACAAACCCGCGGGAGTCCTCACCACCCGTCACGACCCACGAGGAGAACAAACCATTTACGACCTTTTGCCAAAACAATTTCATCATCTCCACTCCATCGGCCGCCTCGATAAAAACACGGAAGGACTTTTACTCTTAACCGATGACGGAGATCTCACCTATCAACTCACGCATCCCAAAAACGGCGGAGAAAAAAAATATGAAGTCACGGTACGACAACGACCCACTCCCGAAGAACTCAAACGCCTGGAAAAAGGAGTCCGAATCAAAGAAGAAGTGGATGAAAAAATCAGTTTTTATATCACTCAACCCTGCAAAATCGAAGCGCTCAAAAAACCAAACTCTTTTCTGGTAACGCTTCAAGAAGGACGCAAACGCCAAATCCGAAAAATGTTCGATTCCATCCGATGCCCCGTGGTATATTTGAAGCGAATTTCCATGGGCCCCTACACGTTGGGGACTTTACCCATCGGAGAATTCCGCATCCTTGAGTTTTAA